A window of Ipomoea triloba cultivar NCNSP0323 chromosome 2, ASM357664v1 contains these coding sequences:
- the LOC116006224 gene encoding inositol polyphosphate multikinase beta, whose protein sequence is MLKVPEHQVAGHQAGNGRLGPLVDDSGFFYKPLQSGDRGSHEVAFYTSFFSNARIPDHISKFFPKFHGTQLLEASDGSGLLPHLVLEDLTLGRANPSIMDIKIGSRTWPPQESEDYINKCLQKDRETSSITLGFRLSGLQVYGSKETGYWKPGRKSVQNLSAAEIRSILKKFVSSNTLDGMDLKPDCSFASTVYGGSNGILSQLLDLKAWFEDQTIFHFYSCSILMMFDKELALQENSPGAVIKLIDFAHVVEGGGVIDHNFLGGLCSLIKFISEILTTPDEHINEVSSNDAKNSVPA, encoded by the coding sequence ATGCTTAAGGTCCCTGAACATCAAGTTGCAGGACATCAAGCTGGGAATGGGAGGCTTGGACCCCTTGTAGATGATTCCGGGTTTTTCTACAAGCCTTTGCAGAGCGGTGACCGTGGGTCCCACGAGGTTGCATTTTATACATCCTTTTTTTCGAACGCTAGGATCCCGGATCACATATCCAAGTTCTTCCCAAAATTCCATGGCACCCAGCTTCTGGAGGCATCCGATGGCTCTGGCTTGTTACCTCATCTAGTTTTGGAAGATCTCACTCTTGGTCGAGCCAATCCGTCGATAATGGACATTAAGATTGGTTCAAGGACCTGGCCCCCACAGGAATCCGAGGACTACATCAATAAATGCTTGCAAAAGGATAGAGAAACATCTAGCATTACCTTAGGTTTCAGGTTATCGGGCTTGCAAGTCTATGGGAGCAAAGAAACAGGGTATTGGAAGCCTGGAAGGAAATCTGTTCAAAACCTTTCTGCAGCTGAAATCAGGTCAATTCTAAAAAAGTTTGTTTCTTCAAACACATTGGATGGTATGGATTTGAAGCCGGATTGCTCCTTTGCATCAACTGTTTACGGTGGATCCAATGGAATTTTGTCGCAGTTGCTGGATCTGAAAGCTTGGTTTGAGGATCAAACCATTTTCCATTTCTACTCGTGCTCAATTCTAATGATGTTCGATAAAGAACTCGCATTACAAGAAAACAGCCCGGGTGCAGTTATCAAGCTGATTGATTTCGCTCACGTTGTGGAAGGTGGAGGGGTCATTGATCATAATTTCCTCGGTGGGCTTTGCTCGTTGATAAAGTTCATTTCCGAGATTCTTACAACACCTGATGAGCATATTAATGAAGTTTCTTCAAATGATGCTAAGAACAGTGTTCCTGCTTGA
- the LOC116010588 gene encoding germin-like protein 11-1 has translation MRASVLFGIVLILCACICSKLIWAKDADNLQDTCPADTARKNIFVNGFPCKNPAEVIASDFKSSLLSKKGDTDNFLGSSTNILTAAKFPGLNTLGLSVARTDFEVDGLVLPHSNPRASEMVFVSSGRVVAGFVDTKGRVFQKILNEGDVFVFPRGLLHYFYNIGFEFATVFSVLSSQNPGVVGISDAQFTPDNDSDSMKMLIKKLKSLSNLDVDRIDNATLLSYGDLPSNPWHLQI, from the coding sequence ATGAGGGCCTCTGTTTTGTTTGGCATTGTCTTGATACTATGTGCATGCATTTGCAGCAAACTTATATGGGCAAAGGATGCAGATAATCTCCAGGATACCTGCCCAGCAGACACGGCTCGCAAAAACATCTTCGTAAATGGTTTTCCGTGCAAGAATCCAGCTGAGGTTATAGCTTCGGATTTCAAAAGTTCACTTTTGAGCAAGAAAGGCGACACGGACAACTTCCTGGGGTCTTCGACAAATATACTCACTGCTGCAAAGTTCCCGGGGCTCAACACTCTGGGCTTATCGGTTGCAAGGACGGACTTTGAAGTGGATGGCCTGGTGTTGCCTCATTCTAACCCGAGGGCTTCTGAGATGGTGTTTGTCAGCTCAGGCAGGGTGGTTGCCGGGTTCGTTGACACCAAAGGTAGAGTGTTCCAAAAGATTCTCAACGAAGGTGATGTTTTCGTGTTCCCTAGAGGGCTTCTGCACTATTTCTATAACATTGGCTTCGAGTTTGCCACGGTTTTCTCTGTTCTGAGCAGCCAGAACCCGGGCGTTGTGGGCATCTCGGATGCCCAGTTCACACCTGATAATGATTCagattccatgaaaatgctGATCAAGAAATTGAAGTCTCTTTCGAACTTGGATGTTGACCGGATTGATAACGCAACATTGCTTTCCTATGGCGACCTTCCCAGCAACCCATGGCATCTGCAAATTTGA
- the LOC116010920 gene encoding uncharacterized protein LOC116010920, with product MVILCFVLDLRCLSPPLLRDLKQSLLQIANFHAISSSASNGNRSKLKPLLDRIGLCYVFKNRITCADELKVAYSPRGNFNLRDFHHAVSSLPTDAFTPEFNNSMALCGDMKLSGVLNDKVLYSWGSQDKDITRKVVLISSCIVENLDSVTRRALMDAADKCVSVEFVFLEQNSSHLADIPGNINSFLKKIGDLENCLFQHCIPDGRAFFRLVKQWSQELKDDMEEPLQARFIFKINLVGSSNQILCNISTSFNQIIDEFLPCQTCRCHGIPFENSNKKETNSNSSCPVTGNDLGTLNVIENSVKIGESIILYLPSFQCFQDIQQVSSPIDFNVIERTNLQSLNEGVIFGSSFTVTPAYHESDIEKSELNFFQVLSGLLNSLDQGLVCSSNFNIETARQTSFLCYYILLPSEKGVMLLRRLAGSEEILPVPDVPFIHMKVAKDIESSVQASLFKMEVSDYDPFHHERGFHKKLNLLVKESLQFGAIPLRSKEVATVLNSTYQDSTAAVSPSVQSTDEEMIEGNISLLDSDVGDKTSELIAEEWEQLIVSEDPKICSPSCNSKPKLDLLVLSAPQTSRQLDEKTSRILERLEVPKQLKRKTSSPVTSSSIPVDTCALNKKPLVPFGPVHSVDHGITSSQPIKPNFQRIRRKK from the exons ATGGTGATTCTTTGCTTTGTCTTGGATCTTCGATGCCTATCGCCTCCACTACTTCGCGATTTGAAGCAG TCATTGTTGCAGATAGCGAATTTCCACGCAATATCTTCTTCAGCTAGTAATGGTAATCGATCGAAATTGAAACCACTGCTTGATCGGATCGGACTGTGCTACGTATTCAAAAATCGGATTACGTGCGCCGATGAG CTGAAGGTGGCATATAGTCCGAGAGGCAACTTCAATCTACGTGATTTCCACCATGCGGTTAGCAGTCTTCCTACTGATGCCTTTACTCCAGAATTCAACAATTCCATGGCTCTCTGTGGTG ATATGAAACTTTCAGGTGTTCTAAATGACAAAGTTCTATATTCATGGGGAAGTCAGGATAAAGATATCACAAGAAAAGTCGTGTTGATAAGCTCTTGTATAGTTGAGAATCTGGACTCAGTAACTAGAAGGGCTCTAATG GATGCAGCAGACAAGTGTGTTTCTGTTGAGTTTGTTTTCCTAGAGCAAAACTCAAGTCACCTTGCAGATATTCCTGGAAATATTAATAGCTTCCTGAAGAAAATAGGCGATCTTGAGAATTGCTTGTTTCAACACTGCATTCCAG ATGGACGTGCATTTTTTCGTCTGGTGAAGCAGTGGTCCCAGGAGTTGAAGGATGACATGGAAGAACCATTACAGGCTCGTTTCATCTTCAAGATCAATCTTGTAGGGTCTTCAAACCAGATATTGTGTAACATTTCCACATCTTTCAATCAAATAATTGACGAGTTCCTTCCTTGTCAG ACTTGCAGGTGTCATGGAATTCCCTTTGAGAACTCAAACAAGAAAGAGACCAACTCAAATTCTTCTTGTCCAGTAACTGGGAATGATCTCGGAACACTAAATGTGATTGAAAACTCTGTAAAGATTGGGGAAAGTATAATCCTGTATCTGCCTTCTTTTCAGTGCTTTCAGGACATCCAACAAGTTTCTTCACCTATTGACTTCAATGTCATTGAAAGAACTAACTTGCAGTCACTTAATGAAG GGGTTATTTTTGGTTCTTCCTTCACTGTTACTCCAGCTTATCATGAATCAGATATTGAGAAATCAGAGCTAAACT TTTTTCAAGTGCTTAGTGGCTTATTGAATTCCCTTGACCAGGGCTTAGTTTGCTCATCAAATTTTAACATTGAAACTGCAAGGCAGACTTCCTTCCTATGCTACTATATACTTTTACCTTCAGAAAAAGGAGTGATGCTTCTTAGA CGGCTTGCCGGATCAGAGGAAATCCTGCCTGTCCCTGATGTCCCTTTCATCCACATGAAGGTAGCTAAAGATATTGAAAGTTCTGTTCAAGCTTCTTTGTTTAAG ATGGAAGTGAGTGACTATGATCCATTTCACCATGAGAGAGGCTTCCATAAAAAACTAAACCTTCTTGTAAAAGAGAGCCTCCAATTTGG GGCAATACCTCTTAGAAGTAAAGAAGTGGCAACTGTCTTAAATTCAACCTACCAAGATTCTACAGCAGCGGTTTCACCATCAGTGCAGTCAACTGATGAAGAAATGATCGAAGGAAACATCTCACTTTTGGATAGCGACGTTGGAGATAAAACCAGTGAGCTAATTGCAGAAGAATGGGAACAACTGATTGTATCAGAGGATCCCAAAATTTGTTCTCCCTCCTGCAACTCAAAGCCAAAGCTAGACCTACTGGTTCTGTCTGCACCACAGACATCTAGGCAACTAGACGAGAAAACTTCAAGAATCCTCGAGAGACTGGAGGTCCCAAAGCAGCTTAAGAGAAAAACATCTTCTCCTGTAACGTCAAGCAGCATTCCTGTTGATACATGTGCATTGAATAAGAAGCCACTTGTTCCATTTGGACCTGTTCATTCAGTGGATCATGGCATAACCTCAAGCCAGCCAATAAAACCAAACTTCCAGAGGATAAGAAGGAAGAAGTAA